In one Myripristis murdjan chromosome 5, fMyrMur1.1, whole genome shotgun sequence genomic region, the following are encoded:
- the zgc:158258 gene encoding specifically androgen-regulated gene protein, with product MPRSDTWPGGTGLESMTGMDSAGSCDSVVSVNSGFSDDSLEYLSAEEKACLMFLEETIESLDTEEDSGLSNDEPDQLPVPGNLATKMAHLSASMSHSKFNSSPKHSSKEPLKESFREHKAIQNYLVPTPLVVANSSPCPMPGAKPGFPPNKNPKPQSTISSSKPVSPHGQQHGAPKVPSEVNVVVIPPPTKAKDCSLWKAEGPSPRGPLSYEALVHLRRSASTKKSPLCPTIDHTIDVVQHPPNTMTGTHQNHGNLSRSPSEVSRPKTSPPAVAPKPKVIPAHLSAKTQNKIASPTPDFSPSGRCVADPQQVRLEALQKLGLLKDKEPENEEIAPLPPPTSHSSWDLSTHRFVRDPLHANPSRSPSFSYSQVPTEAKARPVQSSASFHHYSRREQQQQQSVSHSHPSQPNGIKAVTLERSGVGPESHKPCQPSSQPCSATLGTYRNGGYCPESVHTTEPEPVKTTTAAQPGHPNRPSNPLGYTVITVPRMGEDRKEALRKLGLLKD from the exons ATGCCCAGAAGTGATACGTGGCCAGGTGGCACTGGACTGGAGAGCATGACTGGCATGGATAGCGCTGGCAGCTGTGACAGTGTTGTCAGTGTTAATTCTGGCTTT AGTGATGACAGCCTAGAGTACCTGTCCGCTGAAGAGAAGGCCTGTCTCATGTTTTTGGAGGAAACTATTGAGTCtttggacactgaggaggaCAGCGGGCTGTCCAATGATGAACCTGACCAACTGCCCGTTCCTGGGAACCTTGCTACCAAAATGGCTCACCTGTCAGCCTCCATGAGCCACAGCAAGTTCAATA gttCACCAAAACATTCCTCCAAGGAACCTCTGAAGGAAAGTTTCAGAGAGCACAAAGCCATTCAGAACTACCTGGTTCCAACACCTCTTGTTGTGGCTAACAGCTCTCCTTGTCCCATGCCTGGTGCTAAGCCAGGTTTTCCTCCAAACAAGAACCCAAAGCCTCAGTCCACTATTTCAAGCAGCAAACCCGTCTCCCCCCATGGCCAACAACATGGCGCTCCTAAAGTACCTTCAGAGGTCAATGTTGTGGTGATACCTCCTCCAACCAAAGCCAAAGACTGCTCACTTTGGAAAGCTGAGGGTCCGTCACCAAGAGGACCCCTGTCCTATGAGGCCCTTGTTCATCTACGGAGGAGTGCATCCACAAAGAAGTCCCCTTTATGTCCTACAATTGACCATACGATAGATGTGGTACAGCACCCTCCTAATACAATGACAGGCACTCACCAAAACCATGGGAACCTTTCCAGATCCCCCTCAGAGGTTTCTAGGCCTAAGACTAGTCCTCCAGCTGTTGCTCCCAAACCCAAAGTAATTCCTGCACATTTATCTGCTAAGACCCAAAACAAAATAGCATCCCCAACCCCAGACTTTTCACCCAGTGGAAGGTGTGTGGCAGATCCCCAGCAGGTGAGACTGGAGGCTTTGCAGAAGCTGGGCCTCTTGAAAGACAAAGAACCAGAAAATGAGGAGATAGCCCCACTGCCACCACCTACATCTCACTCCTCTTGGGACCTAAGTACTCACAGATTTGTAAGAGATCCATTGCACGCAAACCCATCAAGAAGCCCGTCCTTTTCTTACTCTCAAGTGCCCACAGAAGCCAAGGCCAGGCCTGTGCAGAGCAGTGCCAGTTTCCACCACTACTCCAGgcgtgagcagcagcagcaacagtccGTGTCCCACTCACATCCCTCCCAGCCCAATGGAATAAAGGCGGTCACTCTGGAGCGCTCAGGAGTGGGTCCTGAGAGCCACAAACCCTGTCAACCCAGCTCACAACCTTGCTCTGCAACCTTGGGCACATACAGAAATGGTGGGTACTGTCCTGAATCGGTACACACCACGGAACCCGAGCCAGTGAAAACCACCACTGCAGCTCAACCTGGGCACCCCAACAGACCCTCAAATCCCCTGGGGTACACTGTGATTACAGTGCCTAGGATGGGAGAAGATCGTAAAGAAGCACTCAGAAAGCTGGGGCTGCTGAAGGactaa